One region of Mangifera indica cultivar Alphonso chromosome 3, CATAS_Mindica_2.1, whole genome shotgun sequence genomic DNA includes:
- the LOC123211364 gene encoding trihelix transcription factor ASIL1-like — MDDIEDDARYPPNPYGGSQQQVYDSSHRQKLPVRGVPYSGEVGSQYVDYEEEDDVDDEDDETELGEEEGNNNQNNSIVRYVGKDVDEYDNDDKDIDDYDDNDDEYNADEDGVKQKNLTWKPDDVDLGRHPKKRKLKSLVSSYEFAPRVPAPTVAPPASRPSSGGRNSLTDWNEQETFVLLDAWGDRFLQRGRKSLRSEEWQEVAEKVSEVSKIERTDTQCRNRLDTLKKKYKKEKLRMAETSETSSKWVYFKKMDMLMSSPQQQGGLSCGLDSGEYVFMNPKVYLSRANGLDEMRDSPANSESTNGEENDSDGLPPKKRTGRQPNDRCSIRLLADSIHKFSEIYEKTENTKRQQMLELEKMRMDFQRDLELQKRQIMERAQAEIAKIRQGVDDENDVSAENASG; from the coding sequence ATGGATGACATTGAGGATGATGCAAGGTATCCGCCAAACCCCTATGGTGGCAGTCAGCAGCAGGTTTATGATTCATCACATCGCCAAAAGCTCCCCGTTCGGGGTGTGCCCTATTCTGGGGAAGTTGGCAGTCAATATGTCGATTACGAGGAAGAAGACGATGTGGATGATGAAGACGATGAAACTGAAttaggagaagaagaaggaaacaataatcaaaacaatagCATTGTTCGGTATGTGGGAAAAGATGTGGATGAATATGACAATGATGATAAGGACATTGATGattatgatgataatgatgatgagtATAATGCAGATGAAGATGGTGTTAAGCAAAAAAATTTGACTTGGAAGCCAGATGATGTTGATTTAGGAAGGCACCCAAAAAAGAGAAAGTTGAAGAGTTTGGTTTCAAGTTATGAATTTGCTCCTCGAGTGCCAGCTCCCACTGTGGCTCCTCCTGCATCGAGACCGTCAAGTGGAGGGCGCAATTCACTTACAGATTGGAATGAGCAGGAGACATTTGTTTTGTTAGATGCTTGGGGTGACCGGTTTCTACAGCGTGGGAGGAAGAGCCTTCGATCTGAAGAATGGCAAGAAGTTGCTGAGAAGGTATCTGAGGTGTCGAAGATTGAAAGGACAGACACTCAATGTAGGAATCGTTTGGAtacattgaagaaaaaatacaaGAAGGAGAAGCTTCGGATGGCAGAGACAAGTGAAACCAGTAGCAAATGGgtttatttcaagaaaatggATATGTTAATGTCTTCGCCTCAGCAGCAAGGTGGACTGTCTTGTGGATTGGACTCAGGAGAGTATGTCTTTATGAACCCCAAGGTTTATTTGAGCCGTGCTAATGGTTTGGATGAGATGAGAGATAGTCCTGCAAATTCAGAATCTACAAATGGCGAGGAGAATGATTCAGATGGACTTCCTCCCAAGAAAAGAACTGGAAGGCAACCTAATGATAGGTGTTCGATTAGATTGCTTGCGGATTCTATTCATAAATTTAGTGAGATATATGAGAAGACTGAGAATACTAAGAGACAACAAATGCTAGAACTAGAAAAAATGAGGATGGATTTCCAGAGGGACTTGGAATTGCAGAAGAGGCAGATTATGGAGAGAGCACAAGCTGAGATTGCAAAAATACGACAAGGTGTTGATGATGAGAATGATGTCTCTGCTGAGAATGCCAGTGGGTAA
- the LOC123211363 gene encoding FCS-Like Zinc finger 10-like — protein sequence MVVNLMADLGSESYVQSDTFGLRQISSSIFGIPAFLVGLSSKGPPDLDSVKSPTSPLDFRVFANLSNRFGVKSPRSTSQNGHQMKWNGSEVGLGIINSLVEESKSSGEVLESLKRKNVIFGPQVKANNPKSSSHYHDSVKPSVKCSSLPRNYMISTASQTETPNIRLGRSNGVCEHEGFPLEPESLNSSPPCLLDSTRFSSPRICSSQSSNMHSKAFYSTDQTTTISAPLVNDRSSLVDISLGPKSNSLPIPIASGNRYVGSLSAHEIELSEDYTCIISHGPNRKTTHIFGDCVVECQTHELANFDKEEQQIQLPEDTRCLKDLTPYPSDEFLSFSYSCNKKLEKGEDIYMYRGEKAFCSFDCRLEEIFAEEEIEKSHSNSSKSSPRSSYHEDLFVMGMPMT from the exons ATGGTAGTTAATTTGATGGCTGATTTGGGATCAGAGTCTTATGTTCAGTCCGATACTTTTGGCCTAAGGCAAATAAGCAGTTCAATTTTTGGTATTCCTGCGTTCCTTGTAGGTCTTAGTTCTAAAGGTCCTCCTGATTTGGACTCTGTTAAGAGCCCTACATCTCCTCTAGATTTCAGAGTTTTTGCGAACCTTAGCAACCGATTTGGTGTTAAATCTCCAAGATCAACATCCCAAAATGGCCATCAAATGAAGTGGAATGGTAGTGAGGTTGGCCTTGGAATCATAAATTCTCTTGTTGAGGAAAGCAAATCAAGTGGTGAAGTTCTTGAGTCATTAAAGAGGAAAAACGTCATTTTTGGGCCACAGGTGAAGGCTAACAATCCTAAGTCCTCAAGTCATTATCATGACTCAGTTAAACCTTCTGTGAAATGCAGTTCTTTGCCTAGAAACTACATGATTTCTACAGCTTCACAAACAGAAACTCCCAACATCCGATTGGGTAGATCAAATGGTGTTTGTGAGCATGAAGGATTCCCATTAGAGCCTGAATCATTAAACAGTTCTCCGCCTTGTCTGTTGGATTCAACAAGGTTTTCCTCTCCTCGAATCTGCTCAAGTCAAAGCTCAAATATGCATTCCAAAGCATTTTATTCAACAGATCAAACTACCACAATTAGTGCACCACTGGTTAATGACAGAAGTTCCCTAGTGGATATTTCCCTAGGCCCTAAGTCAAATTCTCTTCCAATACCCATTGCTTCTGGCAACAGATATGTTGGCTCTCTCTCTGCACATGAAATAGAGCTTTCTGAGGATTATACTTGTATAATATCTCATGGTCCAAATCGTAAAACAACTCATATTTTTGGTGACTGTGTTGTGGAATGTCAAACTCATGAGTTGGCCAATTTTGACAAGGAAGAGCAGCAGATTCAGTTGCCCGAAGACACTAGGTGCCTGAAGGATTTAACCCCTTATCCATCTGATGAGTTTTTGAGCTTCTCTTACTCATGcaataaaaaattggaaaaggGTGAAGACATTTATATGTACAG AGGTGAAAAAGCATTTTGCAGTTTTGATTGCCGTTTGGAGGAGATTTTTGCTGAGGAGGAAATAGAGAAAAGTCACAGCAATTCCTCCAAAAGCTCTCCTAGATCAAGCTAccatgaagatctcttcgtaaTGGGTATGCCCATGACATGA
- the LOC123212249 gene encoding protein SYS1 homolog isoform X1 yields the protein MFYGAVVWDPWLIVAQIICLQCLYYISLGVFLSIFVGTHVSRMSLVYFFDYATITASTVTGWCVIASVLLSSVSGAGFMFYIVERAKKCLDFSATLYIIHLFICIVYGGWPSSITWWVVNGTGLAVMALLGEYLCFRREWQEIQITRYRAISVSLKSSRALAGQVSKDLGRCQENRTPTCAKEF from the exons ATGTTCTATGGTGCAGTTGTATGGGACCCTTGGCTAATTGTTGCCCAAATTATTTGTCTTCAATGCCTATACTATATCAGTCTTGGTgtatttttatccatttttgttGGCACTCATGTATCACGGATGAGTCTTGTGTATTTCTTTGACTATGCTACCATCACTGCCTCTACGGTCACCGGTTGGTGTGTTATTGCTTCGGTTCTACTGAGCTCGGTTTCTGG GGCtggatttatgttttatatagttGAGAGGGCAAAGAAGTGCTTAGATTTTTCAGCAACTCTGTACATCATCCATCTTTTTATATGCATTGTTTATGGGGGTTGGCCCTCCTCAATAACTTGGTGGGTTGTTAATGGCACTGGACTTGCAGTGATGGCTTTGCTAGGTGAATATCTGTGCTTTAGACGTGAATGGCAAGAGATTCAAATAACACGGTATAGAGCAA TTAGTGTCTCTCTCAAAAGCTCACGTGCACTTGCTGGTCAAGTATCTAAAGACCTGGGGCGGTGTCAGGAAAATCGCACCCCTACTTGTGCCAAGGAGTTTTAA
- the LOC123212249 gene encoding protein SYS1 homolog isoform X2, with product MFYGAVVWDPWLIVAQIICLQCLYYISLGVFLSIFVGTHVSRMSLVYFFDYATITASTVTGWCVIASVLLSSVSGAGFMFYIVERAKKCLDFSATLYIIHLFICIVYGGWPSSITWWVVNGTGLAVMALLGEYLCFRREWQEIQITRYRANV from the exons ATGTTCTATGGTGCAGTTGTATGGGACCCTTGGCTAATTGTTGCCCAAATTATTTGTCTTCAATGCCTATACTATATCAGTCTTGGTgtatttttatccatttttgttGGCACTCATGTATCACGGATGAGTCTTGTGTATTTCTTTGACTATGCTACCATCACTGCCTCTACGGTCACCGGTTGGTGTGTTATTGCTTCGGTTCTACTGAGCTCGGTTTCTGG GGCtggatttatgttttatatagttGAGAGGGCAAAGAAGTGCTTAGATTTTTCAGCAACTCTGTACATCATCCATCTTTTTATATGCATTGTTTATGGGGGTTGGCCCTCCTCAATAACTTGGTGGGTTGTTAATGGCACTGGACTTGCAGTGATGGCTTTGCTAGGTGAATATCTGTGCTTTAGACGTGAATGGCAAGAGATTCAAATAACACGGTATAGAGCAA ATGTTTAA